Genomic DNA from Providencia sp. PROV188:
GCCGCAGGTCGTAGTGGTGCTGATATCACATTTATTGCTTGTGTCGGTGATGACGATATCGGCGTCAGCATCAAAAAACAACTGCAAAAAGATACGATTAAGATTGATTGCATCGACTCAGTTGCTGGCGAAACCACGGGTGTTGCACTTATTTACGTAAACGGGCAAGGCGAAAATATTATTGGGATTAATGCTGGGGCTAATGGTCATCTCTCCACAGAGCGACTGGCAGGGTATCAGCAAAAAATTGTCGATGCGGATGCGCTATTGATGCAGCTTGAGTCCCCAATTGAAACTGTCCAAATGGCCGCTGAGATTGCGCGCCAACATCAAACCCAAGTGATCTTAAATCCTGCGCCTGCACAAGCGTTACCTGATTCGCTACTGTCGCTGGTGGATGTGATCACGCCAAACGAAACGGAAGCGGAGCATTTAACGGGCATCGCTGTTAATGATGAAGAAGGCGCACAAAAAGCAGCACAAGCACTGCATCAAAAAGGCATTAATAAAGTGATGATTACATTGGGTGCCAGAGGGGTTTGGTTCAGTGAATCTGGCAAGCAAGGCAAAATAATTCCGGGCTTTAAAGTGAAAGCGGTGGACACCATTGCAGCAGGTGATACATTCAATGGGGCGTATGTAACCGCGCTACTTGAAGGTCAGTCCGATGAAGATGCGATTGTCTTTGCCCATGCGGCTGCTGCAATTGCAGTGACGCGTCCCGGCGCACAACCTTCTGTTCCATGGCGTAATGAAATAGACCAGTTTCTTCTTCAATAGGATAAATTTGTGGCAACAATGAAAGATGTTGCTCGCCTTGCTGGCGTGTCAACATCCACCGTCTCCCATGTTATCAATCAAAATCGCTATGTTAGCGAAAGCGTTACTTCACGGGTAAAAAGTGCCATCGAACAACTCAACTATGCGCCATCGGCCTTAGCGAGAAGTTTGAAGATGAACCGCACCAATACCATTGGAATGTTACTGACAGCCAGTAATAACCCGTTTTATGCGGAAGTCGTGCGTGGTGTAGAACGTAGTTGCTACGAATTGGGTTACAGTTTGATCC
This window encodes:
- the rbsK gene encoding ribokinase encodes the protein MAAAKLVVLGSINVDHILNVQQFPQPGETVRGDSYQVAFGGKGANQAVAAGRSGADITFIACVGDDDIGVSIKKQLQKDTIKIDCIDSVAGETTGVALIYVNGQGENIIGINAGANGHLSTERLAGYQQKIVDADALLMQLESPIETVQMAAEIARQHQTQVILNPAPAQALPDSLLSLVDVITPNETEAEHLTGIAVNDEEGAQKAAQALHQKGINKVMITLGARGVWFSESGKQGKIIPGFKVKAVDTIAAGDTFNGAYVTALLEGQSDEDAIVFAHAAAAIAVTRPGAQPSVPWRNEIDQFLLQ